In Drosophila yakuba strain Tai18E2 chromosome 2R, Prin_Dyak_Tai18E2_2.1, whole genome shotgun sequence, a single genomic region encodes these proteins:
- the LOC6531269 gene encoding U3 small nucleolar ribonucleoprotein protein IMP3, whose translation MVRKLKFHEQKLLKKVDFITWKVDNSGKENKILRRFHIQKREDYTKYNKLSREIRELAERIAKLDASEPFKTEATTMLLNKLHAMGVSNDQLTLETAAKISASHFCRRRLPVIMVKLRMSEHLKAATDLIEHGHVRVGPEMIKDPAFLVSRNLEDFVTWVDGSKIKEHVLRYNDMRDDFQM comes from the exons atggttcGTAAACTCAAATTTCACGAGCAGAAGCTGCTCAAGAAGGTGGATTTCATAACCTGGAAGGTGGACAACAGCGGCAAGGAAAACAAAATCCTGAGACGCTTTCACATTCAGAAAAGAGAGGACTACACCAA gTACAACAAGTTGTCCAGGGAGATAAGGGAACTGGCGGAGAGGATAGCCAAGCTGGATGCTTCAGAACCGTTCAAGACGGAGGCCACAACCATGCTCCTAAACAAGCTGCACGCCATGGGAGTTTCCAACGATCAGCTAACTTTGGAAACGGCGGCGAAGATATCCGCCAGTCATTTTTGCCGACGTCGTCTACCCGTGATCATGGTGAAAC TGCGCATGTCGGAGCACCTGAAAGCGGCCACAGACCTCATAGAGCACGGACATGTGCGGGTGGGTCCGGAAATGATTAAGGATCCCGCTTTTCTGGTCTCCAGAAACCTCGAGGACTTCGTCACCTGGGTGGATGGCTCCAAGATCAAGGAGCATGTACTCCGCTACAATGACATGCGGGACGACTTCCAAATGTAG
- the LOC6531271 gene encoding ras-GEF domain-containing family member 1B-B, with protein MCIATNPKSPPVVITHLTTNAAKKARFSRDPRVSAPSPIPDNPAPSMDEDILNAVESMFGKDVKIVDCETSSSLQQEEVLLVNGVPVKLDGLPADDASAIKAALLEGQMPSVEHLNQLLFRAGLAQQPIEVETSLTVKSSLTTTEEVLVSRNGQILDERTVETKENFNHQSHQKEIWHPVKQQSALARATPENALKYRTTSNSTFASQATDSDERPADPLGRQLNQTFSNASLMSSSSAITGSDQVIGSVSSTTIGDKSSNISSCDSGHDGLFHSVSMSAPWSHPRDTLTDSVYCDIPSSADESDAISILNTNLMITEPFDCQTAPVYAKDIPKKGNLDSVVSLLINNNDKDVRFAFLASSRLFSPPHQLLSKIIAKTHEEGENVLRLLKEWLDTCPGDFNHELMIQELEKKRNVKELAAFLDDIPQTLAQKAGKGRSQVNNLLTKQSSASSLGRQSSIQSLKRFAANVYRTDNVLNNCSNVFELAHQLYAIEYAYLSQIRLEEFVEVLEKDGLKSCISQTKAGTLGSNYNTQVTIDSYVQWFNQLSYLTATEILKLGKKSQRAQMIDFWVETALECFNTGNFNSLMAILTALNLTAVARLKKTWAKVQTTKFEGLEHQMDPSSNFLNYRSTMKAAVWRSEREMANEIERAIIPFFSLFLKDLHAINESHETKLDNGNINFEKCLHLGTQLRNFGKWQQQVCPYGQLASVMSYLLKAEVLSDDLLMKASYECESPENDDERDHYKTLKAAKKSNT; from the exons ATGTGCATTGCGACTAATCCAAAGAGTCCCCCTGTGGTCATAACGCATTTAACAACCAACGCAGCCAAAAAAGCACGTTTCTCCAGAGATCCCCGTGTGTCTGCACCTTCCCCCATCCCAGATAACCCCGCCCCAAGCATGGACGAAGATATCCTGAACGCTGTGGAGTCCATGTTCGGCAAGGACGTCAAGATCGTCGATTGTGAGACCTCTTCGTCgctgcagcaggaggaggTGCTGCTGGTCAACGGAGTACCGGTCAAGCTGGATGGCCTGCCGGCGGATGATGCCAGTGCCATTAAGGCAGCTTTGCTGGAAGGGCAGATGCCCTCGGTTGAGCACCTGAATCAGCTGCTTTTCCGCGCCGGATTGGCTCAACAGCCCATTGAGGTAGAGACCTCGTTGACCGTCAAGTCCTCGCTGACCACCACGGAGGAGGTGTTAGTCTCGCGCAACGGACAGATCCTAGACGAACGCACGGTTGAGACCAAGGAGAACTTTAACCACCAGTCGCATCAGAAAGAGATCTGGCATCCTGTCAAGCAGCAGTCGGCCTTGGCTCGTGCCACTCCCGAGAATGCCCTCAAATACCGAACCACTTCGAATTCCACGTTCGCTTCGCAGGCCACTGACTCGGACGAGCGTCCAGCTGATCCCTTGGGCCGGCAGCTGAACCAAACCTTCTCGAATGCTTCCCTTATGTCCAGCAGCTCGGCTATTACTGGATCGGATCAGGTCATCGGATCCGTGTCATCCACTACCATTGGGGACAAGAGCTCGAATATAAGCAGCTGCGACTCTGGGCACGATGGCCTCTTCCATAGCGTGTCGATGAGTGCGCCTTGGTCACATCCACGTGACACTTTAACCGACTCCGTGTACTGCGACATTCCCAGCTCTGCAGATGAGTCGGATGCAATTTCTATTCTA AACACCAACTTGATGATCACAGAGCCATTCGATTGCCAAACTGCGCCAGTTTACGCCAAAGACATACCCAAGAAGGGCAACCTAGATTCAGTAGTCAGCCTGCTTATCAATAACAACGATAAGGATGTACGATTTGCCTTTTTGGCCTCTTCCCGTTTGTTTTCACCACCACATCAGCTGCTTTCCAAAATCATTGCCAAGACTCATGAAGAGGGGGAAAACGTGTTACGACTTTTAAAGGAATGGCTTGACACCTGTCCCGGCGACTTTAACCATGAACTGATGATACaggagctggagaagaagCGTAATGTAAAAGAATTGGCAGCTTTTTTGGATGACATTCCGCAAACTTTGGCGCAAAAAGCCGGAAAAGGACGAAGTCAAGTAAATAACCTGCTAACCAAGCAATCGTCGGCCAGCTCGTTAGGACGTCAGAGCAGTATTCAGTCGCTGAAACGTTTTGCCGCCAATGTCTACAGAACAGACAATGTGCtcaacaactgcagcaatgTCTTCGAGTTGGCTCACCAACTTTATGCCATCGAGTACGCTTATCTGTCACAAATACGCCTGGAGGAATTTGTGGAAGTGCTAGAAAAGGATGGGCTGAAATCCTGCATAAGCCAAACCAAGGCAGGTACCTTGGGTTCGAATTACAACACCCAGGTGACAATCGACAGCTATGTGCAGTGGTTCAACCAACTGAGCTACTTGACTGCAACGGAAATATTAAAG TTGGGCAAAAAGTCACAGAGAGCACAAATGATTGACTTTTGGGTGGAAACGGCTCTGGAATGCTTTAACACGGGCAACTTCAACAGCTTGATGGCCATTCTAACAGCATTAAACCTAACTGCCGTAGCTCGCCTGAAGAAAACG TGGGCCAAAGTGCAGACGACGAAGTTCGAGGGTTTGGAGCATCAAATGGACCCCAGCTCGAACTTTCTTAACTACCGATCCACCATGAAAGCAGCTGTTTGGCGTTCGGAAAGAGAAATGGCCAACGAAATTGAGCGTGCCATTATCCCATTCTTCTCGCTGTTTCTCAAAGATTTGCATGCCATTAACGAGAGCCATGAAACGAA ATTGGACAACGGAAACATCAACTTTGAGAAGTGCCTTCATTTGGGCACCCAGCTGCGGAACTTTGGCAAATGGCAGCAGCAGGTCTGTCCCTACGGACAGTTGGCCAGTGTGATGTCCTACCTGTTGAAAGCGGAGGTGCTGAGCGATGATCTGTTAATGAAGGCCTCCTACGAGTGCGAGTCACCCGAAAACGACGACGAGAGGGATCACTACAAGACGCTGAAGGCTGCGAAGAAATCGAACACATAA
- the LOC6531270 gene encoding anaphase-promoting complex subunit 10: MAASMDEDITANPLPSSEEDPLAEERLGFVREVGAQAVWSLSSCKPGFGVERLRDNIMDTYWQSDGQLPHLVNIQFHKRTNISQIYIYTDYKLDESYTPSRISIRSGTNFNDLQELQVMDLTEPTGWVQIPIKDGNVKSIRTFMLQIAVISNHQNGRDTHMRQIRIHAPVEGKHYPLELFGKFGTVDFQKFATIR; this comes from the exons ATGGCAGCTTCAATGGATGAGGATATAACCGCAAACCCTCTGCCAAGCAGCGAAGAGGATCCCCTGGCCGAGGAGCGCCTGGGTTTTGTGCGGGAAGTGGGCGCACAAGCTGTTTGGAGCCTCTCCTCTTGCAAGCCGG GATTTGGAGTAGAGCGTCTGCGAGATAACATCATGGATACCTATTGGCAGTCGGACGGTCAACTGCCCCACCTGGTCAACATACAATTCCACAAGCGCACCAACATCAGCCAGATTTACATATACACGGATTACAAGCTGGACGAGAGTTACACGCCCTCAAGGATCTCCATACGATCTGGAACGAACTTCAACGATCTGCAGGAGCTACAAGTGATGGACCTCACCGAGCCCACTGGCTGGGTGCAGATACCCATTAAGGATGGGAACGTCAAGTCCATTCGCACCTTCATGCTGCAGATTGCAGTGATCTCGAACCACCAGAATGGCAGGGACACCCACATGCGCCAGATCCGCATCCATGCGCCTGTCGAGGGAAAACATTATCCCCTGGAGCTGTTTGGCAAGTTTGGCACGGTCGACTTTCAGAAGTTCGCCACCATTCGTTAG